In Thunnus maccoyii chromosome 11, fThuMac1.1, whole genome shotgun sequence, one genomic interval encodes:
- the ppig gene encoding peptidyl-prolyl cis-trans isomerase G has translation MGIKVQRSRCFLDIGIGNVLVGRVVVELFSDICPKTCENFRCLCTGEKGIGKGTQKPLHYKGCLFHRIVKDFMIQGGDFSEGNGRGGESIYGGFFEDESFAVKHNKEYLLSMANRGKDTNGSQFFITTKPSPHLDGVHVVFGHVISGQEVVQTMENQKTDHNSRPYAEVKVMNCGELIPKSKAKKNEKKKEKASSSSSSSSSDSESSSESSSESEESDKESKKRKKRAKKQKKKQKKKKDTKRSEPESAEEKEQEELVTSTVRPEEIPPIPENRFLMRRSPQAVQKPKEEEAEKEQRHKEERPRESSGITYNSQSAYHRRLVMTRSGRKIKGRGPRRYRTPSRSRSRDRFRRSETPPHWRQEMQRQRMRAVTGERWIKGDRGDMNDAKDEAAKAPRRERRTSSTKHEHSAEGKKDKKTRSHRSKSKEEDTEEKDEKHSKQKAKKSRKSQSRSKSREKSRRSKSREKSHKHKSDNKRDRSRSKDRSVNKKEKESESDHNKDRNKGHESDKKHKEDTKGRNGERTRTKSQSKERTSKDGHRSSSRNRDRSGPAVSKDKEEKREKDRDRGRERSRSQQRRHNSEKEDKRRGTSRSREPRPRSPDRSKTRDSHRSRRSRSKSNKRDHSKERSSHRKDREPANQRRRRSSSSESDRDKRKSHKSPDTKRRGANSTSRDRRSPARPRPDSTKGKDRNNSKRNKSSSSSSSDSD, from the exons ATGGGGATCAAGGTTCAACGTTCTCGGTGTTTCCTTGACATTGGAATCGGCAATGTGCTAG TCGGCCGAGTTGTGGTCGAATTGTTTTCAGACATCTGTCCCAAAACATGTGAAAACTTCAGATGCCTTTGCACAG GTGAGAAAGGTATCGGCAAAGGAACTCAGAAACCTCTCCATTACAAAGGATGTCTGTTCCATCGGATCGTGAAAGACTTCATGATTCAAGGAGGAGACTTCAGTGAAG GCAATGGAAGAGGAGGCGAATCCATCTATGGAGGCTTTTTTGAAG ATGAAAGCTTTGCTGTTAAACACAACAAGGAGTACCTGCTGTCTATGGCCAATAGGGGCAAAGATACAAATGgatcacagtttttcat AACAACAAAACCCTCACCACATCTGGATGG tgtccATGTGGTTTTTGGCCATGTGATTTCTGGGCAAGAGGTTGTCCAAACTATGGAGAACCAGAAAACGGATCATAATAGCAGGCCATATGCTGAGGTGAAAGTTATGAACTGTGGAGAGCTCATCCCTAAATCTaaag caaagaaaaatgaaaaaaagaaagagaaagccTCCTCAAGCTCCAGCAGTAGTTCCAGTGACTCTGAGAGCTCCTCCGAATCCTCCTCTGAATCTGAAGAATCCGATAAGGAATCTAAGAAGCGGAAAAAGAGGgcgaaaaaacaaaaaaagaaacagaagaagaagaaggacacCAAAAg GTCAGAGCCTGAAAGTGCTgaagagaaagaacaagaagagtTGGTTACATCTACTGTACGTCCTGAAGAAATACCACCGATCCCTGAGAATCGATTCCTCATGAGGAGAAGCCCGCAGGCAGTCCAGAAGCCAAAAGAAGAGGAGGCTGAGAAGGAACAACGACATAAAGAGGAAAGGCCAAGAGAGAG TTCTGGCATAACATATAATTCTCAGTCAGCATATCACAGAAGACTAGTGATGACACGATCCGGCAGGAAGATAAAAGGCAGGGGTCCGAGG AGGTATCGTACTCCGTCTCGTTCAAGGTCCAGGGATCGTTTTCGGCGTAGTGAAACTCCTCCACACTGGCGTCAGGAGATGCAGCGTCAGAGGATGAGGGCAGTCACTGGAGAGCGCTGGATTAAGGGTGACAG aggtGACATGAATGATGCCAAGGATGAGGCTGCTAAAGCTCCAAGAAGAGAGCGACGGACCTCCAGCACGAAGCATGAACACTCAGCTGAGggtaaaaaagacaagaaaactCGATCTCATAGATCCAAAAGCAAAGAAGAGGACACTGAAGAGAAGGAtgagaaacacagcaaacagaagGCAAAGAAAAGCCGCAAATCTCAAAGCCGCAGTAAAAGCCGAGAAAAGAGTAGAAGGtcaaaaagcagagagaagagtCACAAGCATAAAAGTGATAACAAGAGAGACCGCTCAAGGAGCAAAGACCGAAGTGTcaataagaaagaaaaggagtCCGAATCTGATCATAATAAAGATAGAAATAAGGGTCACGAGTCTGATAAAAAGCATAAAGAGGATACAAAAGGAAGAAACGGTGAGAGGACTAGGACAAAGTCACAAAGCAAGGAAAGAACTTCAAAAGACGGGCACAGATCTAGTAGCAGAAACAGGGACAGGAGCGGACCTGCGGTATCAAAAGACAAGGAGGAAAAAcgagaaaaagacagagacaggggCAGGGAACGCAGCAGGAGTCAGCAAAGGCGACACAACAGTGAAAAGGAGGATAAGAGGCGAGGAACGTCCAGGAGCAGGGAGCCTCGACCAAGAAGTCCAGACAGAAGTAAGACTAGAGACTCGCACAGGAGCAGGCGCTCCAGAAGTAAGAGCAATAAGAGAGACCACAGCAAAGAACGGTCATCTCATAGAAAAGACAGAGAACCTGCCAACCAAAGGAGAAGGCGTAGCAGCAGTTCTGAGAGTGATAGAGATAAAAGGAAGAGTCACAAAAGCCCAGATACCAAGCGAAGAGGAGCAAATAGTACCTCCAGAGACAGAAGAAGCCCAGCCAGACCAAGACCAGATAGTACAAAAGgcaaagacagaaacaacagcaaGAGGAATAAATCGAGCTCTAGCTCAAGCTCTGACAGCGACTGA
- the ccdc173 gene encoding coiled-coil domain-containing protein 173, translating into MASVVQHGRRRGASKSASSAEEASRMVQPPDLRQVTVLSKAEWLRIQDELNQVNKDKESMREAMKQREALHLQSKEVVKQWSNTIVGQRQKKLEAKKIREQTEEEKRKLTDIEEAKYQEQKRKEAIEKAKKQLYYQTDRVKGLHRALLLTEVLKEREAQIELKQRIKSASKDVDKDFLEMVKTKEDESLRQEQERALQTKLKRQAVAEDLKNQIKDNELAKERQKLEIRKDGEEIQQLQELYQWERRMEEEQKAKQKRNVMQAHLEHLTNRDIIRATDAQKQEAEEERRNIFLSAKQKMMKLRKEKEKELLSEAQMRREQITAKLTVTQQQRVDSEEQRTAKAVAERDVKQAQKQRDEEEKRAAMLESIAAYRERVRQEKEQRDKIRQQDTRDALQAKREADRIFSEKQQLKAQRIREEERKLQDFNATQMAEKSARHHQLRRDEHAFEMKNAEVIAEEENQFQQYSRHIINAAAEAQRNVFPLCNAAREGIGGGLGPNFCGVRPSYLVQDTTGAQMPKYVSSTTQNIKKLHEVVDIEEAKRRLGFTW; encoded by the exons ATGGCATCAGTGGTTCAGCACGGCCGACGGAGAGGAGCCAGTAAAAGCG CATCTTCAGCTGAGGAAGCCAGCAGGATGGTCCAGCCACCAGATCTCCGACAAGTCACCGTCTTAAGCAAGGCCGAGTGGCTGAGGATTCAAGATGAACTGAACCAAGTGAATAAAGACAAGGAGAGTATGAGGGAGGCgatgaaacagagagaggcCCTGCACCTGCAGTCCAAAGAGGTGGTGAAGCAGTGGTCCAATACCATTGTT GGTCAAAGGCAGAAGAAGCTAGAGGCAAAGAAGATTCGGGAGCAgactgaggaggagaaaaggaaatTGACTGATATAGAAGAGGCTAAATATCAGGAGCAAAAGCGGAAAGAGGCCATTGAAAAAGCCAAGAAACAGCTGTATTATCAAACCGACCGGGTCAAAGGGTTACAT CGTGCGCTCTTGCTGACAGAAGTGCTGAAGGAGAGGGAGGCCCAGATTGAGCTGAAGCAGAGAATAAAGAGCGCCTCCAAAGATGTGGACAAGGACTTCCTGGAGATGGTGAAGACCAAAGAGGATGAATCTCTGAGACAGGAGCAGGAGAGGGCTCTCCAGACAAAGCTCAAAAGGCAGGCTGTAGCAGAGGACCTGAAAAACCA GATAAAGGACAACGAGCTGGCAAAAGAGCGACAGAAGCTGGAGATCAGGAAGGACGGAGAGGAAATCCAACAACTTCAGGAGCTCTATCAGTGGGAGCGAAGAATGGAGGAAGAGCAGAAGGCAAAGCAGAAGAGAAACGTTATGCAAGCTCACCTG GAACATCTCACAAACAGAGACATCATTAGGGCAACAGATGCACAAAAacaggaggcggaggaggagcgaagaaacatttttctctctgcaaaGCAAAAAATGATGAAGttaaggaaagagaaagaaaaggagttGCTGAG TGAGGCCCAGATGCGCAGAGAGCAGATCACGGCCAAGCTTacagtcacacagcagcagcgagtggaCAGTGAGGAGCAGAGAACCGCCAAGGCTGTGGCTGAGCGGGATGTAAAACAGGCACAAAAGcagagggatgaggaggagaagagggctGCAATGTTGGAGTCGATCGCTGCATACAGAGAACGTGTG AGACAAGAAAAGGAGCAGAGGGACAAGATCAGACAACAGGACACCCGGGACGCGCTCCAGGCTAAGAGAGAGGCCGACAGAATATTTTCTGAGAAACAACAGCTGAAGGCTCAGAGGatcagagaggaagaaagaaaattacaaGACTTCAACGCCACACAAATG GCTGAAAAAAGCGCCAGGCATCATCAGCTGAGAAGAGATGAACACGCATTTGAAATGAAGAACGCAGAAGTCATCGCTGAAGAGGAAAACCAGTTTCAGCAATATTCACGGCACATCATCAACGCAGCAGCAGAGGCTCAGCGAAATGTGTTTCCGCTGTGCAACGCTGCGAGGGAAGGGATTGGAGGGGGACTCGGTCCCAATTTTTGTGGAGTGAGACCTAGCTACCTCGTTCAGGACACTACTGGTGCTCAAATGCCCAAATACGTCTCCAGCACCACCCAGAACATTAAAAAGCTTCATGAGGTCGTAGATATTGAAGAAGCAAAGAGGAGACTTGGATTTACATGGTGA
- the phgdh gene encoding D-3-phosphoglycerate dehydrogenase yields MAPISIKTVLISESVDPRCRAILQENGIRVTEKQNMKKDELIAEIKDYDGLVVRSATKVTADVINAASNLKIIGRAGTGVDNVDVDAATKKGIIVMNTPSGNTISAAELTCALIMSLSRHVPQATMSMKAGNWDRKKFMGAELYGKVLGIVGLGRIGKEVASRMQSFGMRTIGYDPITPPEVSASWGVEQMPLEKLWPQCDYITVHTPLMPSTAGLLNDTSFAKCKKGVKVVNCARGGIIDEAALLRALESGQCGGAGLDVFVEEPPKDRSLVDHPNVISCPHLGASTKEAQARCGEDIALQIVDMVKGKNLVGGVNAQVMASTFSQESHQLIKLGEAIGAVLQSCSASKKPFSHLQITTQGDCMKSSTGYMTSAVLVGLLDNQSGCCPNLINAVSLAKESGITVNQSHCVSDGAADGVCQVEIAASGCSYKASGSVQGGVPVLLELSGSVFRQPVSLTGNLLFFKASANPQLLSSVAGLLAAERVEIQSFSAPADRTGDLWYCVGVSSLLRDLGALKPLAKEAAQLSI; encoded by the exons ATGGCCCCGATCTCCATCAAGACCGTGTTAATCAGTGAAAGTGTTGACCCCCGCTGCAGGGCGATTCTGCAGGAAAATGGCATCCGTGTCACGGAAAAGCAGAACATGAAGAAAGATGAATTAATCGCGGAGATTAAG GACTACGACGGCCTTGTGGTCAGATCTGCAACCAAGGTCACGGCTGATGTTATCAATGCTGCTAGTAATCTTAAGATCATCGGGAGAGCTGGGACCGGTGTGGACAATGTGGATGTTGATGCCGCCACCAAAAAGGGCATCATTGTCATGAA CACTCCAAGCGGTAACACGATCAGTGCTGCAGAGCTGACATGTGCCCTGATCATGAGCCTCTCAAG aCATGTGCCTCAAGCTACAATGTCCATGAAAGCAGGGAACTGGGATCGCAAAAAG TTCATGGGTGCAGAGCTGTATGGCAAAGTACTGGGAATAGTTGGACTTGGAAGAATAGGAAAGGAAGTGGCCTCTAGAATGCAGTCTTTTGGCATGAGG ACTATTGGCTACGATCCAATCACTCCACCTGAGGTGTCAGCCAGCTGGGGGGTGGAGCAGATGCCTCTGGAGAAGCTTTGGCCCCAGTGTGACTACATTACTGTCCACACTCCCCTGATGCCCTCTACTGCTG GTCTGCTCAATGATACATCATTTGCTAAATGCAAGAAAGGAGTGAAGGTTGTGAACTGTGCGCGTGGGGGCATCATTGATGAGGCTGCTCTCCTCAGAGCTTTGGAGTCCGGACAGTGTGGAGGAGCTGGGCTTGACGTCTTTGTTGAG GAGCCACCTAAGGACCGCTCACTGGTCGACCATCCCAATGTCATCAGCTGTCCTCACCTGGGAGCCAGTACCAAGGAGGCACAGGCGCGCTGTGGGGAGGACATCGCTCTGCAGATTGTGGACATGGTGAAGGGCAAGAACTTGGTTGGAGGA GTAAATGCACAGGTTATGGCCAGCACATTCTCCCAGGAATCTCACCAGCTGATCAAACTTGGAGAGGCCATTGGAGCTGTGCTGCAGTCTTGCAGTGCTTCAAAGAAACCATTCAGCCATCTTCAAATCACTACTCAAG GGGATTGCATGAAGTCCTCCACTGGCTACATGACTTCTGCTGTACTGGTTGGACTGCTTGACAATCAATCTGGCTGTTGCCCAAACCTCATCAATGCTGTGAGCCTCGCCAAGGAGTCTGGAATCACG GTCAACCAGTCCCACTGCGTGTCTGACGGGGCTGCCGATGGTGTGTGTCAGGTGGAGATCGCTGCCAGCGGCTGCAGCTACAAAGCCAGCGGTTCAGTTCAAGGTGGTGTGCCAGTCCTACTGGAGCTGAGCGGCAGCGTGTTCAGACAGCCAGTCTCTCTCACTGGGAATCTGCTGTTCTTCAAGGCCTCCGCAAATCCTCAGCTCCTGTCTTCAGTGGCTG GACTGTTGGCCGCAGAGCGAGTGGAAATTCAGTCTTTCAGTGCTCCTGCAGACCGCACTGGAGATCTGTGGTATTGTGTGGGGGTGTCCTCCCTCCTGCGAGACCTCGGTGCCTTGAAGCCTTTGGCGAAGGAAGCAGCGCAGCTCTCCATTTAA